A genome region from Clostridium pasteurianum includes the following:
- a CDS encoding amino acid ABC transporter permease: MNLDWNFIIKNIPLYKKATLLTLDIAFWGILFSIVVGIICSFIQYNKIKVLDHIVGAYIELSRNTPLLIQLFFLYYGFTKFGLKMGENTCAIVGLTFLGGSYISESFRSGIEAVSKSQIETGLSIGLSKAQLTRYIILPQAFSISMPSLSANIIFLLKETSVVGAISILELMNLTKDLIGLYYHTFESLLMLVIAYLIIVLPLSIILTLIERRVRYGEFGN; this comes from the coding sequence ATGAATTTAGATTGGAATTTTATCATCAAAAATATACCCTTATATAAAAAAGCAACCCTTTTAACACTTGACATTGCATTTTGGGGAATACTTTTTTCTATAGTAGTCGGAATCATTTGTAGTTTTATACAATATAACAAAATTAAAGTTTTAGACCATATAGTAGGTGCTTATATTGAACTTTCACGTAACACACCACTACTTATACAGTTATTCTTTTTATATTATGGTTTCACCAAGTTTGGTTTAAAGATGGGTGAAAACACCTGTGCAATAGTTGGACTAACATTCTTAGGTGGAAGTTATATATCAGAATCATTTAGAAGTGGCATAGAAGCCGTAAGTAAGTCACAAATTGAAACTGGTCTCAGTATAGGCCTTTCAAAAGCTCAACTTACTAGGTATATAATACTTCCTCAAGCTTTTTCAATAAGTATGCCTTCTTTAAGTGCCAACATCATATTTTTACTTAAAGAAACCTCTGTTGTTGGAGCAATTTCTATTTTGGAACTTATGAATTTAACAAAGGATTTAATAGGCTTATACTATCACACTTTTGAATCTTTGCTAATGCTTGTAATTGCATATTTAATTATAGTTTTACCTTTGTCAATAATTCTTACACTAATAGAAAGGAGGGTTCGTTATGGGGAGTTTGGGAATTAG
- a CDS encoding amino acid ABC transporter permease, protein MGSLGISVVFQGSNIERLLQGLLVTGRIAFTSIILGSVLGILIGITRTSKSKILRFIGRLYLEIFRIIPTLVWLFIFYFGITTALSMDLGGELVSIIVFSLWGAAEMGDIVRGALESLPKHQVESAKALGLTFGQIYQYVLIPQAVRRMLPGAINLATRMVKTTSLVVLIGVIDVIKVGQEIIELSRLQFPSASFWIYGIIFILYFIICYPLSILSKKLEAKF, encoded by the coding sequence ATGGGGAGTTTGGGAATTAGTGTCGTTTTTCAAGGCAGCAATATTGAACGTTTATTACAGGGACTTTTAGTAACAGGTAGAATTGCCTTTACCTCAATTATATTAGGCTCCGTGCTCGGTATACTAATTGGCATTACACGAACATCAAAATCAAAAATTTTACGTTTTATAGGACGTTTGTATCTAGAAATATTTAGAATAATTCCTACTCTCGTTTGGCTGTTTATTTTTTACTTTGGTATTACTACTGCACTAAGTATGGATTTGGGCGGTGAACTAGTATCCATTATTGTATTCAGTCTATGGGGTGCCGCCGAAATGGGTGATATAGTAAGAGGAGCTTTAGAATCCTTGCCAAAACATCAAGTTGAATCAGCAAAGGCCTTAGGACTTACCTTTGGACAGATTTACCAATATGTACTCATACCTCAAGCTGTTAGAAGAATGCTTCCAGGAGCTATCAACCTAGCCACAAGAATGGTAAAAACTACTTCGCTCGTAGTTTTAATTGGTGTAATAGATGTGATAAAGGTGGGACAAGAAATTATAGAACTATCTCGTTTGCAATTTCCTAGTGCATCCTTCTGGATTTATGGAATTATTTTTATATTGTATTTTATAATCTGTTACCCACTTTCAATACTTTCTAAAAAATTAGAAGCTAAATTTTAA
- a CDS encoding amino acid ABC transporter ATP-binding protein, whose translation MENNEALIEINNLQKQYGDKKILKGIDISIKKGEVVVILGPSGCGKSTLLRCINGLENVQGGDIKFSGNSLTDKNVNWQNVRQKIGMVFQSYELFPHMTVIQNILLGPTKVQKRDKKEALKQAEELLDKVGLLDRKNSYPRELSGGQKQRIAIVRALCMNPEIMLFDEVTASLDPEMVREVLDVILNLAKQGMTMLIVTHEMNFAEAVADKIVFIDDGKVCETASPKDFFTAPKTERAKQFLNIFQY comes from the coding sequence ATGGAAAATAATGAAGCATTAATTGAAATAAATAACTTGCAAAAGCAATATGGAGATAAAAAAATACTCAAAGGTATAGATATCAGCATAAAAAAAGGTGAGGTTGTTGTTATTTTAGGCCCATCAGGCTGTGGAAAAAGCACACTTTTAAGGTGCATTAACGGTCTTGAAAATGTTCAAGGCGGTGACATAAAATTTTCTGGAAATAGTCTTACTGACAAGAATGTAAACTGGCAAAATGTTCGCCAAAAAATAGGAATGGTATTTCAAAGTTATGAGCTTTTTCCTCACATGACTGTAATTCAAAATATCCTTTTAGGACCAACTAAAGTTCAAAAAAGAGATAAAAAAGAAGCTTTAAAACAGGCTGAGGAATTATTAGATAAAGTTGGACTTCTTGACCGCAAAAATTCTTATCCAAGAGAACTTTCTGGAGGTCAAAAACAGAGAATAGCTATAGTAAGAGCACTCTGCATGAACCCTGAAATAATGCTTTTTGATGAAGTTACAGCTTCCTTAGATCCAGAAATGGTTCGTGAGGTTTTAGATGTAATATTAAACTTAGCAAAACAAGGCATGACAATGTTAATAGTGACTCATGAAATGAATTTTGCCGAGGCTGTTGCAGATAAAATAGTATTTATTGACGATGGAAAAGTATGTGAGACCGCTTCTCCAAAGGACTTTTTTACAGCTCCAAAAACAGAACGTGCAAAACAATTTTTAAATATATTTCAATATTAA
- a CDS encoding cysteine ABC transporter substrate-binding protein — protein MKNIKKLLAALVAGTILVGSLVGCSSSKSSSTSSSNNSSIEAIKKRGVIRIGVFSDKAPFGYVDSNGKNQGFDVYVAKRLAKDLLGSESKVKFVLVDAASRVSYLQTNKVDIIMANFTVTDERKQQVDFANPYMKVSLGVVSPNNAKITSVDQLKDKKVIVAKGTTAETYFTKNLPNIQLVKFDQYSEIFEALKDKRGDVIANDNTELIAWAKKNPGFTVGVTKLGSQDTIAPAVKKGNKELLNWINSDLTKLGKENFVHKAYDATLKSTYGSEFEDSLVVEGGKVK, from the coding sequence ATGAAAAATATAAAAAAACTTTTAGCAGCATTAGTTGCAGGAACGATACTTGTAGGAAGTTTAGTTGGATGCAGCAGTTCAAAAAGTTCATCCACTAGCAGTTCAAATAATAGTTCTATCGAAGCTATAAAGAAGCGTGGAGTTATCAGAATCGGTGTATTCAGTGATAAAGCGCCTTTTGGTTATGTAGATTCAAATGGTAAAAATCAAGGTTTTGATGTATATGTTGCTAAAAGACTTGCAAAAGACCTTTTAGGAAGTGAATCCAAAGTTAAATTTGTATTAGTTGATGCAGCAAGTAGAGTATCTTATTTGCAAACTAACAAAGTTGATATAATAATGGCAAATTTCACAGTTACTGACGAAAGAAAACAGCAGGTTGATTTTGCAAACCCATACATGAAGGTTTCTCTTGGAGTAGTATCTCCAAACAATGCAAAAATCACATCTGTGGATCAATTAAAAGACAAAAAAGTTATTGTAGCTAAGGGTACTACTGCAGAAACTTATTTCACAAAGAACCTTCCGAATATTCAGCTTGTAAAGTTTGACCAATACTCAGAAATATTTGAAGCTTTAAAGGATAAAAGAGGAGATGTAATTGCTAACGACAACACAGAGCTTATTGCATGGGCAAAGAAAAATCCAGGCTTCACTGTTGGTGTAACAAAATTAGGTAGTCAAGATACCATAGCTCCAGCTGTTAAAAAAGGCAACAAAGAACTTTTAAACTGGATTAATAGTGATCTTACTAAACTCGGAAAAGAAAATTTCGTACACAAAGCTTATGATGCCACTTTAAAATCCACATATGGAAGTGAATTTGAAGACAGTCTCGTTGTTGAAGGTGGAAAAGTAAAATAA